The Syngnathus scovelli strain Florida chromosome 7, RoL_Ssco_1.2, whole genome shotgun sequence DNA window AGCTCTTTTATACCGGCTTCAAACTCAGCCTGGATTTGAAGCAACCTTCTCAGTGAGCTACTCCTGTACACGGAGAGAAGCGTCCGAGAAACGTCCATGGCAATGTCATCTCAAATCAGATTCCAGACTTTCTATTTCTGCAGAAAAAGCCTGCACTGACCTTTTCCGTAAGTAGCTCTGAATGAGCGTCACTTTTTCAGTCAGCTCCGTGAACTCTGACCCCGGGACAACGCTCTCAAGCTTGTTGAACACGGACTGCGAATGGGGGAGAATGAACGAGGCTTTCGCATGTCACCTGAGAAAATGAAGACTCACCTCCAACCTGGAGAGGAGATCTTGCATGTGAGGGCCGCTAGGGTCTGTCAGAGGTTCCTGAAGGATGCTCAGTAGCAGGCTTTCAGTCAAGGCAAGAGCCAGAGGAATTGGGACAGCTGAACTTGAGGACCTGGTGACACAAGGCCACAAAATTAGATGCGCTCTGTAGATTATTTTGTTGGGGACTGAAAATAttccctttttttctgctcaggCCGTAGTAGTGATGCCTTCTTAATGCATTCCTTGACCACCAGAGGGCAGTGTTATATAATCATAATATACAGAAAGGTTTCACATATAAGTGATAAAGATGATAAAGAATatagctaataaaaaaaaatacaagttcaCCGCTCATTTGTCATCATCTTGATTTGAGTGACAACTTCCTCTTTGATCACGGGAGCGGGTTCCTGTCCCAGGGACGACTTCAAGTACCACAGCAGCACGTAGACGCAGCCTGCCAGGGTTCCCCACAAAAGGCACAGGAGTGCCCCTCGCCAACACACATCTTCTAGAGATGGTGGTGCCCCCATGTGGCAAACGGACCACACCGCAGCCACTGGCAGGAACGTGACGCATCCTGTGCTGGAGAAGAGCTTTTtccaccttctcctcctccacctttgTGTGGCTGATGAGGTCGACAGTATTTGAAGATCACGTGATGGGTGCTCTGAGCTGCAGAAAGTGAAAAAATTCAGCAAGCTGTCCCCCAATTTCTCATTCTgttgtcaatttaaatgctaaAAGTACTTTAAAGGTACTAAGTACTGCAAAACTGTTAAATCTTCCACCTGCAGTTGTTATATGTATACTTTATATTTGTGACTCACATGATTAATCAGAAGTTTTATTCAGCCAAATACCAAAATCggcatcaaataaaaaaattccatGTCAATCCTTAGTAGAGTTCACTAATCTGCAAATCTGAGCTACCTCATTCCATTTACCATGAGCAAAATGTCAAAGATAATCAGGTAAGTGTAAATAACTGCATTCCAGAGGATTGCTATTTGGCAAACAAAAAGTTGCTTCCTTGAAACAAAAAGCAATCTACATCATATTTGCTAGTGCCAACAAAATATTTGTAGATTTGTACTTCAAATCATTGTTGAGGTGTCAGCAGATCTCACCTGTGTGCCTTTTCCAAACACTCCCGGACAGGTTCCCCTTCCCACCCCCCGCGGCTGGCTCGGTCCAGGGCCCGGTCCAGAACCGCTCTCGCGCCAGAACCCGGGCCATCGTGACCTCCGGCACCGCTGAGCGTCATGTGCGGCCAGCTGACATGCTTCGAGAAAGTGGGGAAAAGCACTCGAGCGGCATGACGAGAGACTTTCGATTTACCTGCCGATCTTGTAGAACAGGTACTAACCGTGAGATTGATGGATGTGCCCCGCCTCGGAAAGCAACACAGCCACTTCCTGTCCTCTCAAGCAACTCTGAGCTATAATTAGCTCACAATACAAATTTTGCAATTAGACTAACCTACCCCTGTGAATAGTATTGGTTTATTTTATACAAGGGTCTAATTAAAAgtttttgattttcttttatttggtcatggattttttttttttttttgttacctaTTAATATTTTTGGTGTACTGTAAAAACCCATTTGCTTCCACCATAAGGTTGTAGAACACGATTAATCATTTGGGGACAAAAACGTGACGCCTGCGCTATTAAATTGGAAGATCTTCAATTTCTGTTGGAGTTTTGGTTTACAAATTAGTGACTTTTTGGAGTATTCCAAAagcataaaagtttttttttccccccacttagGCGGGAgttgatgtttggaaagctggaAATAATTTCAAGACTTGTCATTTGTTGACTTTTCTAGCAGCGTGTGACACATCGACAACAACATAATACTTTACAAACACATAAAACTGTGCTGGTCTTCATCTTGCCTCCTAAATTCATCGAGTCTTCATTTGATTTTTAGTCCACGTGCTCCAAAACTGCCAATGGGCAGGATTAGTGGTGGGAGTGGATTAGAAGCGAGGGGGTCAAAGTTCAGGGGGGGGTTTAGGGTTTGGTGATGTGGAGCTCGCTGccattggtggtggtggtgataatATACTGTGTGGAGGCTTGCTGACGCGCCGACGGCTCCAAGTGTTCGCCATGGTTCGGACCTGAGCTGACGGCACCTGAAGTTTTGCCGTCCAGCTCCGTCTGACCTTCGGAGATGACGTAATGCGTCTGGAGGGACCCAGAGGAGAATCGCATCCATTTGTGTCAAAATATTAAAGATACCCGAACAAATCATAATATGCACAAAGGATATCGAGCCGGGTTTGAGGTCCACTCACCGTTTTCACCTGGTTGCTGGTGGCTCCGGTCACCGGCGTAGTGGTCTCGGCAATGACGTACTGAGCGTGGGGCAGTGTCATCATTTGGATCTCAGAGGCTGCTTGGGTAAAAGTACAGGTAGTAAAAAGAAGAGCTCATTGGTCACATGGCAGGAAGCTGCGAGTGTGTACAGCAGACTGGACTCACGATAACCTCGATAGTTCCAGTTCCCAGGTATGTAGGCGTGCTGCACTGCTCcctgttgctgttgttgttgctgctgttgttgttgttgctgaggCGTCCCGCTGCCCTGAAGACTGTGATTCTGAGCCAGCGTCACAGGGGTCAGCTGGGCCGGGCTCAGCTCCTGATTTGTCTGTTGGGAATTGGGGCTTTGTGGCTGACCACTCACCTGGgggaaaagttagagatgcttacTGTCATGTATTCTAGCAGGGAAATGAATCATTTAACGTGACAGAAACATCTGAAATTatcagagggtgtgcacacttttgcaaccacaATCTCATCTTATTTGAATTCACCCTCTCAAATAGATTGCtaatttgtattgttttgttcGTTAGCCCTGAGCGAGTATGTGGTTGGAGTTCAAATCCAAACAATGCATCAGtatcatgttttttattttcgtGAAGGAACAAATGTTGAATGGACTCGTACCTGGGCGACACCTTGCCCAGAAGCCGAGGGCTCGGTGACTTGGATGTGCTGCACCTGGATGGAGTGCTGGCTGTAGCCGTGCGGGTCGTGCAGTTGGCCCACATCCACCGTCTGCTGCTGAGAGTGCGGGGAGGACGCCTAGCCAAACACAAACATGGTGACCACCGGGTCCTTTCAATACTCGCCAAAGGGGAAAGTTACGCTTCTTTGAAACTGGAGCCTTTTTTTCCGTCCcactgaacaaaacaaaaacctaaacttcatttcaacttCCTGATCTTCCAAATTGCCACGAGGCAAAACCTTAACTATAAACCTACTCaagtcgagaaaaaaaaagtcatggttGTTACCGGCGCCACCTGGACCACCTGCAGCTGAATGTGCTGCGGCTGGGACAAGGTGCTTCCTGCCTGGGACACGGGGATGTACTGGATCCTCTGGTAGTCTCCTTGCGGTGTTCTGTAGTCGGTAGTCAGCGTCTGGGAGAGCTCCGTCATGGCCTGCGTTAGCAAGTCGGTGGTCTGCCAGACAAAAACATATTTGTCTTAATAAACACAATCAATTCATCTGTGCTACAATAAACAATATTAGATTTAGGATATTTGAAATTGTCATCTACTATACTGCAACGTCGACGACTTACCACGACAGCCTCAGCGGAGGCGCTGTCCGTGCTGATGACGGCAGGCGTGCTGGTGATGACGGCCGTTGCCAGGGGCGCTTGGATGGTGTTGGTGAGCTGAGCAAACTCTGGATGCTTCTTCCGGATGTGCTGCACCATCTTCGtctgagacacacacacgcaacaaCGCCTTGACATATGAGTGACTTGGCAGGTTTTCCAGAGAGTTCTGTAGAACGTATGACTCCAATCCTTTGACCTCGCACTGACCTTGCTGCTGTACTGCTTGTCGCAGTGCGGGCAGCAGACGGGCGcgaaggcgatggtgccggccaGCTGCGTGTGCGTGGTCAGCATGGGGTCGGGCTCGCCGGGAGCGGCCGGGCGCAACTTGCGGATGCTGGGTGGCAGCTCGGCTCCCGGGTGGTTCTTCAGTATATGCGATTTTCTCTTACTGGCGCTCTTGTACACCTGCCAACAAGGTGATCGAATGTCACTTTATttataaacatttgttattattttacgtGTGATGGCCGAGTCACCTTGTCACAATACTGGCAGTAGTAGTCCCGGTTGGGCTTGATGATGGGCAGCGTCAACTCGGGGACGTCGTTGACGCGCATCTCGGGGTGACGCTTGGACAAATGATTCACCTGCCACAACATATCATCAACATTCACGGCCGGCCGGCTCTCATTACGAACGACGGCGAGCTTTAGCGGGCTCACCAGCATTCCTCTGCGCCGGAATCCCATCATGCATAGTCTGCATTTGAACATAAAGCTCTCAAAGTCGGTGGTAGGCGTCTTCATTTTGTGACTTTTGGAGCGCTGATTGCGCTCGGCTTTCTTGGCCTCCCGTTCGGGATTGTGCATCCGCTGCATGTGCTCCCGCAGCTTGTCTTTCCTCTGGAGGAACATACAACAATCTTTTACAAATTATTCTACAAACAAGCAAGCCACTGCAGATGTCAGTTGGAGAAGCAAGCCATGATTGAATATTCAAACTTCTCGCACTAAGGCCTGACCTTAAACTGCTTGCCGCAGGTGGAGCACAGGAAGTCCCTGCGATCAGAGTGGCGCAGCATGTGCAGGCGCAGTTTGTCGGGCCGGCAGAAGGCCTTGTCGCAGTTGGGGCACTGGAAGATCTTCTCGGAGTGGAAGCAGCGGATGTGCTTCTTCACctagtggaaaaacaaaaacaaagacctCAACACGAGACGTGGTACAAATTCCAGCTGGGATGAGAGTTTCAGAAAGTCCATGACTGAGTTCTGAGCCAAAGTCTCACAAGAGACACCGACGGTCTCGTGCGAGGGAAACCCAACTGACCTGGATGAAGTCGGGAAAGGTCTTCTTGCAGGACGGGCAGGTGAAGACGCCGTCGACGGCGTGCATCTCGATGTGGTCCCTGAGCACGTCCAGCCTTTCGAAGGTCTCGGCGCACAGCAGACAAGCGTACGAGCGGTTCTCGGTGTGGACCAGCAGGTGGTCGTCCAGTGCCGTGTCAGTCACAAAGGTTTTGCTGCACAGGTGGCACGGGAAGACGAAGGTGTCGCGGCCGTGCACGCGCAGGTGCTGCTCCAGCTTGTCCTTGTCGCGGAATGCCTTGTCGCAGTGTTTGCACTTGAAGGGGCGGAAGCTCTTGCGGATGAAGTGATGCTGCAGCGCTGCGTTCTGACAAAACGCACAGGAAAAActgagctttctttttttttttttaatacaaatacGAATACATGACTATTTCATTCAAAACTtgcttttatttgttatttttttaaaacaaatataatTAACAGGTGACAAATTATATTTATTGTCTTTTGATTTAAACAAAAAAGCATTATCCTTAAGATTAACATCCTGCAACATactgtgaaataaataaatacaataaatatacagtatatcGACACTGAGGCAACTGGTTCAATCGCTTTTTCAGCCTTTTGATTGGCTCTCCTACCTGGACATCCGTCTTTGAAAGAGGCCCGCATTAGGAAGAGAAACACAATGttgacaaacaaacacacactcaaacaCCTTGTAATCGGCGTTTGTCTCTCACCCGCATCTTTTTCAAGCGCCGCACGTCCGGCGACGAGAGCTGAGCATCCGACTGGTCCTTCCGCACAGGGTCCTCCTTGGTCGGGAGCGGCACGTCCACGTCGGCGGGCAGGGTAGAAACGGGATCCGGAGCCGGGGAGGCCGTTTGGCCGTCTGCCTCGGTGTCAGGTTCGGACGCCGTCATCTCAACGCCGTTGTGAGCCGCCTCCGTTGGCTCGTCCGGGGGCTGCGCCTCGGTCAGCTCTGGCATCTCCTGAgaaggagataaaaaaaaaaaaatcaaaatgattATAAaccaaaactaaaataaaaaattgaacaaaataaaacaaaaagcaattCAACTTGTATATATTTCTAGCAGAGCATGTCTAATGGTATCAAAACTGCTAGCTACTTACCGTCGTCGTCTTGCCCACATCATCTTCAACGGGCGCATCCAAACGTATGAATTTAGGCGGTCGCCCCGGCCTCCTCCCTGTCCCAAATCGCTTCCTGCCCCTGACCCGGCCACGGCCtctggacctggaggagaaagagccaaaatgaaaaaaatctgtCCTTTGTGATCAAAAGCCAGGGGCTGCAACAGGAAGGAGAACGTTACCTGCCAACAGAGTAGATCATGTTGTCGTGCAGGTTGAGATGCTGTTGGAGCTGCTCGGAGCTCACAAAACGCCGGCTGCACTCGTAACACGGCCAGTTCTTCTCCTGCTCCCGCAGAACTGAAGGAAGAACCGAATGAGGGAACAGCATGAGGCAATTGATCGTCATCATTAAAACCATCAATCGACGATTACATGATGATGCAGACGCTCACCTTTTCTCTCTTCTTCTGTAACGCTGTGAAGCTTCTGATTGACAAACTCTGCATAGGACGCTGCATACCACACCTGCAAAAGGATGCAAAAATTAAGTTTCCGAATGTCCGCACCAAAGTTGACTCTGCTCAAGACACGGCGTGGCATCGACCTTGAGCTCTTGCTTGGGTTCAATGTTCTTGATGGTGGTGTAGAAGATGTCGGCACCATACTGGTACGCCACCAAgttctgctccaggtggttctggGCGGGCCGCACAAACATCATCCAGTTGCAGCTGTCTTCATCAGACAAGTCCAGCCACGTGTCTTCTGACTTCTCGCCGTCTTTTTCAGAGTCCAGCACGCAAAGCTGCGGAAGCAATGGAAAAAGGCTGAGTGGCAAACAATCAGCagttgtttgaaaaaaatactgCAACTTGTCAGTAGGTGGCGGTGTTGGCAATGCACCGTGACAcgtgtgccttggctcaattaAGACAAAAAATACTAACTCCAATGATGTGCCTGTCCAGTTAATAAAAGTGATTTTACAGTTTCCATCCTGTCTCAGCGTGTTAGGGCTCACTTTCAGGTGAAAGTAGTTGTCCTGCAGCTCGCTCTGGGCCACCAGGGGTCCGTCCACGGGGCCGAACTGGGTGCGCTTAGGGATGCGCCTCTTGGAGAAGACCCCGCCCAGGAAGCGGTCGATGTAGAGGACCAGAGGCAGACTGGCGCGGGCCCTGGACATTACCGGCCGGTTGGGGATCGGGTGCAGGGCCCCGTGGTTCAAACACTCCGAGGGATTGGTGTTGTTGCACTCCTCGCACCCTGGGAGGGGTTAGGCACACTTTTTTGCTATAACTGTAATGTGAGGGGTAAAATTGAAAATATGGACGCACAGAGGTTGTGAGGGTTGAAGCGCTGACGAGGCTCCCAGTCGTCTGTGTCCGAATCCTCGTCTTCATCATCGTTGTCTTCTTCAGAGTCGTCCGTGGTGTCCATGGCCCCGAGCGGGCTGGATGGGGGCTGCTCCATGTCGGCTAGCGAATCGGACACGGGCAGTTGCTCCTGCTGGACAGGTTGGAATCCAAAATGGTGTTGGTCAAGACAGACATCTAGAATTTACAGTCACTGGCCTATGGAAGGAAATTAGCAAGACCTAAACTTCAACCTCATTTAGAATATTATGATGATGCAAGGAATCAAGAGCTCACCTGAGATGCCGGTTCCAAGGTGGCCTGTGGTGCCTCGGCCACATTGCTGAGGACGTGCAGACTGGCGGCATTCATGTTCTGCCCGCTCGGCAGCAACACCGCCACCTGCGGAGGGGCAGCAGTAGATTTAATTTATGATCGAGTTAAAACTTTCAAAATAAGAAAATGGATTGACAATCCACCCGTAGGCACCTGCTGAGTCGTGCCGTCCTGCTGGATGTACGCGACTTGAGGTTGATCTGCAAAAACTGCCTGAGAGGAAATTACAAGAATGGATGAAAGAAgcccagataaaaaaaatatgtatatataaatatacaagCCTGACTTGAGTTCCATCCGCAGGGTGAATGTAAACCAGCGTGTGCTCGGCCGACTCCACCGATGTGTACGAGTTGCCGTCGGCCGTGTAGACCACCTGTTGCTGCTGCCCGCGTTCCGCCTGATCACCAGCGTCACCGCTGTACACGATCTGGGCCACCGTGCCACTTTCAAAGTGAACCTGCAACTCAAACCAAGACAATCACCATACCTGCTATATTATTAAGTCAAATGTGACTGCAcaatttgattattattatgagtACTGCAGATGACTATTATGTGATCTATAAAACCAAATTAGTTTGAGTGTCAAATTCAACTTGTTTAAACGGCGTTGTGTGCGTTTTTTTTAACCTGTGTGGCATCGGCCGAATCTGTGTTCGTGGATTGACTCCACGCGGTAGGAGGCTTTGGcttggtttccatggcaacgcaGATGGTCGTCGTCGTGGTGGTCAGCCGTCACCGCAGTCCTCTTGAAATGACCACGGACACCTTCATCGTCAATTAATGGCGGACAAAGAAACTGAAGAGCAACTACAAATTTTTGAACACAACACCAGACTAAACTTTAGGCTTCATGTTCAACTAAAGAGTTCATACAAAATGAATTTGTGACTATTATATTTGTGACTATATAGACTCCATTACATTGTCACATTAAGTGTCAGATGAGTTTATTGTAAGTTTAAAAATAGATACAAAGAATATGCTTGCCATACAATAAAATGGGTTGTGTTTTTTGGgcgtaaatataaaaatatgcagcgcatttgcaggataaatgtTGAATACGTCCATTGGGGGAAATTAAAAAACGCGTTCAGGGAATGTTCACAGGTTGTCAATACACCAACAGCAAGCAGCAGCGTGCTCCATCATACACATGCAGAGCGGTCATCGAGCACACTCGAAGCAGGGGTAAAGCACATCAAGGTCGGCTAACGTTTGCCGGCAAAGCCGTCGGGGAACCGGTGTCCAAATCCAAATTCGTGTCGAAGCAATAGCAATTGTGCATGGAGGGGGGGAACCGACGATAAATTTAATCAGTCAAAATAGCCTAATCGATAAATGAGCTTTACCCCCCCATGTTAACCCCGCAGGTTGTCGGTCCCAACCGGACCATACCACAAATTAGAGCGCAGTAGAAACGCGGGCGTTCGGTGTTAGCATTTCGGCCTTTTAGGGCCACTGGAAAGCCGACATAAGAGGAACGGATAGCATCTCGTTCCACGCGTCATTGACTTCTTTCTGACATTATGAACAAAACGTGGTATGAACCAGTAGATAAGTGCCTTAATTCCGTCGATCCACCCGTCCCCCAAGTTGGTTTGTCTATCCCAGCCCTTCAAGGCGAGTGTGGAACAAGGAAGACGGGCTCCATTTTGGGTGGGACTATTAGCGTCGGGAGACATGGACGAAGAGCGAGCAAGCGACAAATATCTTCTTTATCGGCGTTTACGCACTGGAAAGCAGACGAACATCCGACAACAGAAAGACTACTTGCCACTTGCGCGGCGCTTCTCAGTAGAGGAAATCCTTGGTTTTAAGACGTTGTATGGAAAAAAAGCAAGCTGTTCTTACCTCAGAATGGTAGCTGCAGCGATGGTCGTATTGCATATATTAACATAATCTGCCCAGCAACGTGCACTCTTTGCCCTCTGATTGGTGGGCATTTACCCATCAACAACCGTAACCACAGAACGATTCAAAACTCTAGATTAAACTGCGTATTGTTATATTAAACATTATTGTATCTTAATTGTTTTCTCAATAAAATGTTTAACAGTTGTAAAAAAAGATCCAATTTACGTGTTTCAATTGCAGCCAATCAAATCAGTTAAACACGGCCGTTATCCAATCATCTCCCCCCTATTATATTAACCGTCAATAGGTGGCGCTTCGCGACTGCGTCACGAAGCTGGTGAAAGCAAACGGGACCAGACCACCGAAGAAGAACGGTTAACTTACTGGCACTGCCAGGTTGTGTTACACACTAAGGCCGGCAGATGGCAATAGTGTACTtcacatttgaaatattttagtGTCAAACCACACACTTTGCTGCAGTGGTGGATTGTGCTGAGTCGTGCAGGGAGATATTACAGCAGCGACATTTCCATTTTACACCCCCACATGCCTCATTTAATGTGTGCGTGTTCTCTGATTGAACTCGCCCTCATTTCTAAGAGAAGCTGCTCGAAAGAGTCATGAGAATTAAGAGATTTTAAATGACGACATACACTACAGTAAATGCTCACTGTTCGCTGAGATTAAAATGATGAATGGTGAGCagtgaaaatattttatatttatagaaCATGATTATATGAATCCTCTTATTTATGAAATTTGTACCGGCCCAATGTGGCAAGCGTCAAAGGTGGCCCAACAGTGCTATACTGACCCAGGGCCACCGGGACCATGGTTAATGTTTAAACCTGGTATTTGTAGAAATAAACTGGTATTATAaagttatttattgttgtgtttgaTGTTGGCTGTGCGCTTTTAGGGGCCTCGTGAGTGACGTCGTTTGTGTATGAGCACCTGGGTGCCTGTCGGCAAGATCAAGATTTtaacctccccccaaaaaagaaacaaacacggaattaattgtttttgtttccacCATATGTGAAATAGACCTTTTATTATTGAaaccatttgtttttatttgtttctctgacagtctctcaaaacattgcTTGATGAGAAACCGGTCCGTGGCATAAAAAGATCTGGGACTGCACTAGTCAAGAATTCTATTAAATATTAATGACAGCCCAGTTAAGAATGgtgattgtgtgtttgtgtgggtgcAGATGACCTCTGAATAGGAAGTGTTAGCCTCACATACGCAGTAGATATGAGCCAGCTTAGCGCTATTGATCCCGCTCCTTGTGGAGACATTAGGTTTGTTATAATCAATAGCTTTCCTTCAGCAGTCGTTCCCGTGCAATTCTTTCTGCTTAGGAgatttaaagaagaaaaaaaaaatccaatctaGAAGAAGGAGGAGAGAGCAAATGGAATGTCTTGATGTCCTTGAACTTCCAAACTGGGAAGAAAATGGAATTAAAAGACAGCTGGTGGGTGCGCCCTCTCTGGCTCCTTTTAAAGATCCACAAATGTTGTTTGGACAGCGCCCAGCAAAGGCGACTGCTTTTT harbors:
- the prdm10 gene encoding PR domain zinc finger protein 10 isoform X3; this encodes METKPKPPTAWSQSTNTDSADATQVHFESGTVAQIVYSGDAGDQAERGQQQQVVYTADGNSYTSVESAEHTLVYIHPADGTQAVFADQPQVAYIQQDGTTQQVAVLLPSGQNMNAASLHVLSNVAEAPQATLEPASQEQLPVSDSLADMEQPPSSPLGAMDTTDDSEEDNDDEDEDSDTDDWEPRQRFNPHNLWCEECNNTNPSECLNHGALHPIPNRPVMSRARASLPLVLYIDRFLGGVFSKRRIPKRTQFGPVDGPLVAQSELQDNYFHLKLCVLDSEKDGEKSEDTWLDLSDEDSCNWMMFVRPAQNHLEQNLVAYQYGADIFYTTIKNIEPKQELKVWYAASYAEFVNQKLHSVTEEERKVLREQEKNWPCYECSRRFVSSEQLQQHLNLHDNMIYSVGRSRGRGRVRGRKRFGTGRRPGRPPKFIRLDAPVEDDVGKTTTEMPELTEAQPPDEPTEAAHNGVEMTASEPDTEADGQTASPAPDPVSTLPADVDVPLPTKEDPVRKDQSDAQLSSPDVRRLKKMRNAALQHHFIRKSFRPFKCKHCDKAFRDKDKLEQHLRVHGRDTFVFPCHLCSKTFVTDTALDDHLLVHTENRSYACLLCAETFERLDVLRDHIEMHAVDGVFTCPSCKKTFPDFIQVKKHIRCFHSEKIFQCPNCDKAFCRPDKLRLHMLRHSDRRDFLCSTCGKQFKRKDKLREHMQRMHNPEREAKKAERNQRSKSHKMKTPTTDFESFMFKCRLCMMGFRRRGMLVNHLSKRHPEMRVNDVPELTLPIIKPNRDYYCQYCDKVYKSASKRKSHILKNHPGAELPPSIRKLRPAAPGEPDPMLTTHTQLAGTIAFAPVCCPHCDKQYSSKTKMVQHIRKKHPEFAQLTNTIQAPLATAVITSTPAVISTDSASAEAVVTTDLLTQAMTELSQTLTTDYRTPQGDYQRIQYIPVSQAGSTLSQPQHIQLQVVQVAPASSPHSQQQTVDVGQLHDPHGYSQHSIQVQHIQVTEPSASGQGVAQVSGQPQSPNSQQTNQELSPAQLTPVTLAQNHSLQGSGTPQQQQQQQQQQQQQGAVQHAYIPGNWNYRGYPASEIQMMTLPHAQYVIAETTTPVTGATSNQVKTTHYVISEGQTELDGKTSGAVSSGPNHGEHLEPSARQQASTQYIITTTTNGSELHITKP
- the prdm10 gene encoding PR domain zinc finger protein 10 isoform X2, which translates into the protein METKPKPPTAWSQSTNTDSADATQVHFESGTVAQIVYSGDAGDQAERGQQQQVVYTADGNSYTSVESAEHTLVYIHPADGTQAVFADQPQVAYIQQDGTTQQVAVLLPSGQNMNAASLHVLSNVAEAPQATLEPASQQEQLPVSDSLADMEQPPSSPLGAMDTTDDSEEDNDDEDEDSDTDDWEPRQRFNPHNLWCEECNNTNPSECLNHGALHPIPNRPVMSRARASLPLVLYIDRFLGGVFSKRRIPKRTQFGPVDGPLVAQSELQDNYFHLKLCVLDSEKDGEKSEDTWLDLSDEDSCNWMMFVRPAQNHLEQNLVAYQYGADIFYTTIKNIEPKQELKVWYAASYAEFVNQKLHSVTEEERKVLREQEKNWPCYECSRRFVSSEQLQQHLNLHDNMIYSVGRSRGRGRVRGRKRFGTGRRPGRPPKFIRLDAPVEDDVGKTTTEMPELTEAQPPDEPTEAAHNGVEMTASEPDTEADGQTASPAPDPVSTLPADVDVPLPTKEDPVRKDQSDAQLSSPDVRRLKKMRNAALQHHFIRKSFRPFKCKHCDKAFRDKDKLEQHLRVHGRDTFVFPCHLCSKTFVTDTALDDHLLVHTENRSYACLLCAETFERLDVLRDHIEMHAVDGVFTCPSCKKTFPDFIQVKKHIRCFHSEKIFQCPNCDKAFCRPDKLRLHMLRHSDRRDFLCSTCGKQFKRKDKLREHMQRMHNPEREAKKAERNQRSKSHKMKTPTTDFESFMFKCRLCMMGFRRRGMLVNHLSKRHPEMRVNDVPELTLPIIKPNRDYYCQYCDKVYKSASKRKSHILKNHPGAELPPSIRKLRPAAPGEPDPMLTTHTQLAGTIAFAPVCCPHCDKQYSSKTKMVQHIRKKHPEFAQLTNTIQAPLATAVITSTPAVISTDSASAEAVVTTDLLTQAMTELSQTLTTDYRTPQGDYQRIQYIPVSQAGSTLSQPQHIQLQVVQVAPASSPHSQQQTVDVGQLHDPHGYSQHSIQVQHIQVTEPSASGQGVAQVSGQPQSPNSQQTNQELSPAQLTPVTLAQNHSLQGSGTPQQQQQQQQQQQQQGAVQHAYIPGNWNYRGYPSEIQMMTLPHAQYVIAETTTPVTGATSNQVKTTHYVISEGQTELDGKTSGAVSSGPNHGEHLEPSARQQASTQYIITTTTNGSELHITKP